One Theropithecus gelada isolate Dixy chromosome 17, Tgel_1.0, whole genome shotgun sequence genomic region harbors:
- the LOC112611161 gene encoding putative methyltransferase-like protein 21E pseudogene, which translates to MEEVQETREDYDDKQVVTEIMARCFIPTSITTTSWESFHFIGHEIRITEAMDCYGAVVWPSALVLCYFLETNAKQYNMVDKNVIEIGAGTGLVSIVASLLGAHVTATDLPELLGNLQYNIFRNTKMKSKHLPQVKELSWGVALDTNFPRSSNNFDYILAADVVYAHPFLEELLITFDHLCKETTIILWAMKFRLEKENKFIDRFKELFDLEEISSFPSLNIKLYKAVKKNRRSV; encoded by the exons agaCCAGAGAAGACTATGATGACAAGCAGGTGGTCACAGAGATCATGGCAAGATGTTTTATTCCGACTTCGATAACAACTACTTCCtgggaaagttttcattttattggtCATGAGATTCGAATTACTGAGGCCATGGATTGTTATGGTGCTGTTGTTTGGCCATCG GCCCTTGTTCTATGCTATTTCCTGGAAACAAATGCAAAGCAGTATAATATGGTTGACAAAAACGTGATTGAAATTGGAGCTGGAACAGGACTAGTCTCCATTGTGGCAAGTTTACTTG GTGCTCATGTGACGGCCACAGATTTACCCGAATTACTTGGAAACCTGCAATATAATATTTTCCGAAACaccaaaatgaaaagcaagcatTTGCCTCAGGTTAAAGAACTCTCCTGGGGAGTAGCTTTAGATACAAACTTCCCCAGGTCTTCTAATAATTTTGACTATATTTTGGCAGCAGATGTGGTCTACGCTCATCCTTTCTTGGAAGAGCTCCTCATTACCTTTGACCATCTGTGCAAAGAAACCACCATCATCCTCTGGGCCATGAAATTCAGgttggagaaggaaaataaatttatagataGATTTAAGGAGTTGTTTGACCTGGAGGAAATTTCCAGTTTCCCTAGCCTGAATATTAAGTTGTATAAAGCTGTGAAGAAAAACCGGAGGAGTGTATGA